The following proteins come from a genomic window of Microbacterium lemovicicum:
- the pepN gene encoding aminopeptidase N produces MPGENLTRTEAQERRDIVDTRAYEVELDLTRGAEVFGSRTVVHFAATPGADTFIDLIAGDIRSITLNGRSLDPAEAYADSRIALDDLDADNELVVDADCLYTNTGEGLHRFVDPVDDEVYLYSQFEVPDSRRMFTVFEQPDLKATFAFRVTAPARWKVISNSPTPEPAVDGETATWTFEPTPRISSYITALIAGPYESTFSELTSASGRVIPLGVYGRKSLWEHLDADYIFDKTREGFAYYEEKFDYPYPFAKYDQLFVPEFNAGAMENAGAVTFTETYVFRSKVTDAVKERRVVTILHELAHMWFGDLVTMKWWDGLWLNESFAEWASTIATAEATEWTEAWTTFNAMEKTWAYRQDQLPSTHPVVATINDLEDVQVNFDGITYAKGGSVLKQLAAWVGIEQFFAGVAAYFKKNEWSNTELSDLLSELEVTSGRELSGWSKKWLETAGVNTLTPLIEESGDGTVSRFAIVQTAPADYPTIRPHRLGVGFYSLRDGALVRVHHLELDVDGDRTDVPELKGVPRPDLVLLNDDDLAYAKIRLDDRSLRTAIDHLGAISDPLARSLVWGAAWDQTRDAEASAGDYIELVLRNIGAETESTTVRTTLGQLVLAANSYVAPEKREATRERVADALWDLAQAAEAGSDSQLQFVTAFAGAAATPAQWETVRRLRDGELTLPGLQIDTDLSWQLLASLAAGGVVSAQQIDDARAADNTAKGGEFAAQAKAALPDAASKRIAWDSLIGSDDLPNTIVRSTAMGFTHPAGREVLAEFVGPYFEMLLPVWESRSYQIAQYLIVGLYPAALADRSLRDATRSWLAANADAAPALRRLVQENLAGVERALAVQERDAQ; encoded by the coding sequence GTGCCTGGAGAGAACCTCACCCGCACCGAGGCGCAGGAGCGTCGCGACATCGTCGACACCCGCGCATACGAGGTCGAGCTCGACCTCACGAGGGGCGCCGAGGTCTTCGGCTCCCGCACCGTCGTGCACTTCGCCGCGACCCCCGGCGCCGACACCTTCATCGACCTGATCGCCGGCGACATCCGCTCGATCACCCTCAACGGCCGATCGCTCGACCCGGCCGAGGCGTACGCCGACTCGAGGATCGCGCTCGACGATCTCGACGCCGACAACGAGCTCGTCGTCGACGCCGACTGCCTCTACACCAACACCGGCGAGGGCCTGCACCGCTTCGTGGACCCCGTCGACGACGAGGTGTACCTGTACTCCCAGTTCGAGGTGCCCGACTCGCGCCGCATGTTCACGGTGTTCGAGCAGCCCGACCTGAAGGCGACCTTCGCGTTCCGCGTCACCGCTCCGGCGCGCTGGAAGGTCATCTCCAACTCGCCGACCCCCGAGCCGGCCGTCGACGGAGAGACGGCGACGTGGACCTTCGAGCCCACTCCCCGCATCTCCTCGTACATCACGGCGCTCATCGCCGGCCCGTACGAGTCGACGTTCTCCGAGCTCACCAGCGCCTCGGGCCGCGTGATCCCCCTCGGCGTCTACGGACGCAAGAGCCTGTGGGAGCACCTGGACGCCGACTACATCTTCGACAAGACGCGCGAGGGCTTCGCGTACTACGAGGAGAAGTTCGACTACCCCTACCCGTTCGCCAAGTACGACCAGCTCTTCGTGCCGGAGTTCAACGCCGGCGCCATGGAGAACGCGGGCGCGGTGACCTTCACCGAGACCTACGTCTTCCGCTCCAAGGTGACCGACGCCGTGAAGGAGCGACGCGTCGTCACGATCCTCCACGAGCTCGCCCACATGTGGTTCGGCGACCTCGTCACCATGAAGTGGTGGGACGGCCTGTGGCTGAACGAGTCCTTCGCGGAATGGGCGTCGACCATCGCGACGGCCGAGGCGACGGAGTGGACCGAGGCCTGGACCACGTTCAACGCCATGGAGAAGACGTGGGCCTACCGCCAGGACCAGCTGCCCTCCACGCACCCGGTCGTCGCGACGATCAACGACCTGGAGGACGTGCAGGTCAACTTCGACGGCATCACCTACGCCAAGGGCGGATCGGTGCTCAAGCAGCTCGCCGCCTGGGTGGGCATCGAGCAGTTCTTCGCGGGCGTCGCGGCGTACTTCAAGAAGAACGAGTGGTCGAACACCGAGCTGTCCGACCTGCTCTCCGAGCTCGAGGTCACGAGCGGCCGTGAGCTCTCGGGCTGGTCGAAGAAGTGGCTGGAGACGGCGGGCGTGAACACCCTCACGCCGCTGATCGAGGAGTCCGGCGACGGCACCGTCTCGCGCTTCGCGATCGTGCAGACCGCGCCGGCCGACTACCCGACGATCCGTCCGCACCGTCTCGGCGTCGGCTTCTACAGCCTCCGCGACGGCGCGCTGGTGCGCGTGCACCACCTCGAGCTCGACGTCGACGGCGACCGCACCGACGTCCCCGAGCTGAAGGGCGTTCCGCGGCCCGACCTGGTGCTGCTCAACGACGACGACCTGGCCTACGCCAAGATCCGGCTGGATGACCGGTCGCTCCGGACCGCGATCGATCACCTGGGCGCGATCAGCGACCCCCTCGCCCGCTCGCTCGTCTGGGGTGCGGCCTGGGATCAGACGCGGGATGCCGAGGCCTCGGCCGGCGACTACATCGAGCTCGTGCTGCGCAACATCGGCGCCGAGACCGAGTCAACCACGGTGCGCACCACGCTCGGACAGCTCGTGCTGGCGGCCAACTCCTACGTCGCCCCGGAGAAGCGCGAGGCCACGCGGGAGCGCGTCGCCGACGCCCTGTGGGACCTCGCACAGGCCGCCGAGGCCGGGAGCGACAGCCAGCTGCAGTTCGTGACCGCCTTCGCGGGCGCGGCGGCGACCCCGGCGCAGTGGGAGACCGTCCGCCGCCTGCGCGACGGCGAGCTCACCCTGCCCGGCCTGCAGATCGACACCGACCTGTCGTGGCAGCTGCTCGCCTCGCTCGCCGCCGGCGGAGTGGTGTCGGCGCAGCAGATCGACGACGCCCGTGCGGCCGACAACACGGCGAAGGGCGGAGAGTTCGCCGCGCAGGCGAAGGCCGCGCTGCCGGATGCCGCGTCCAAGCGGATCGCATGGGACTCGCTCATCGGCAGCGACGACCTGCCGAACACGATCGTGCGCTCGACCGCGATGGGCTTCACCCACCCGGCCGGCCGCGAGGTGCTCGCCGAGTTCGTCGGACCGTACTTCGAGATGCTGCTGCCGGTGTGGGAGTCGCGAAGCTACCAGATCGCGCAGTACCTCATCGTGGGGCTGTACCCGGCGGCTCTCGCCGACCGGTCGCTGCGTGACGCGACCCGCTCGTGGCTGGCCGCGAACGCGGACGCCGCTCCCGCGCTCCGCCGTCTGGTGCAGGAGAACCTCGCCGGAGTCGAGCGCGCCCTGGCCGTTCAGGAGCGCGACGCGCAGTAG
- a CDS encoding amidohydrolase gives MSAGVGATVGTIRRARIAGAGREVLPDDTIAYDVFLSDGVIADIAPAGALRPRGEVLDADGTWLIPGLWDHHVHALPWALVSQRADLGAAASAAHAARLIAESPVLVDGRRVGVGLRDALWSDRPDLALLDAATGEVPAYLYNADLHSMWLNSAALRREGITDAPDGMLRETPAFEVGRRLNAVDDAVADALIAQMAQDAAARGVVGLVDLDMAWNAGAWARRVDGGFDALRVSFGIYPEHLDRALAEGMRTGDRVRDGGSELVRVGPFKVITDGSLGTRTAACSHPYPDHPGDRGMLTVARDDLRALMTQAAAGGLACAIHAIGDVANTEALDAFAVTGAWGTIEHAQLVAHADIPRFARLGVGASVQPEHALDDRDMSDTIWATQTALPYPLRALADAGATVTFGSDAPVAALDPWATMAAATHRSKDGRKEWHAEQGLDAATALAASTAGGSTDGARIEPGARADLALTASDPVIATGPQLRSMAVAATLLGGRLTHRA, from the coding sequence GTGAGCGCCGGCGTCGGTGCGACCGTCGGCACCATCCGGCGCGCGCGCATCGCCGGGGCGGGCCGCGAAGTGCTCCCCGACGACACGATCGCCTACGACGTCTTCCTCTCCGACGGCGTCATCGCCGACATCGCGCCGGCGGGCGCACTGCGGCCGCGCGGCGAGGTGCTCGACGCGGACGGCACCTGGCTCATCCCCGGCCTGTGGGACCACCACGTGCACGCGCTGCCGTGGGCGCTCGTCTCACAGCGAGCGGATCTCGGTGCCGCGGCATCCGCCGCCCACGCCGCCCGTCTCATCGCCGAGTCTCCCGTCCTGGTCGACGGGCGTCGCGTCGGCGTCGGGCTCCGCGACGCGCTCTGGTCCGATCGGCCCGATCTCGCGCTCCTCGATGCCGCGACGGGCGAGGTGCCGGCCTACCTCTACAACGCCGACCTGCACAGCATGTGGCTGAACTCCGCCGCGCTGCGCCGCGAGGGCATCACCGATGCCCCCGACGGCATGCTCCGCGAGACGCCCGCGTTCGAGGTGGGCCGCCGCCTCAACGCGGTCGACGATGCGGTCGCCGACGCGCTCATCGCGCAGATGGCGCAGGATGCCGCGGCCCGCGGCGTCGTCGGGCTCGTCGACCTCGACATGGCGTGGAACGCGGGCGCCTGGGCGCGGCGGGTGGACGGCGGATTCGACGCGCTCCGCGTGTCCTTCGGCATCTACCCGGAGCACCTCGACCGCGCGCTGGCCGAGGGGATGCGCACCGGAGACCGCGTGCGGGACGGCGGATCGGAGCTCGTGCGCGTGGGGCCGTTCAAGGTCATCACCGACGGCTCGCTGGGGACGCGCACCGCCGCGTGCTCGCATCCGTACCCCGACCATCCCGGCGACCGTGGGATGCTCACCGTCGCCCGCGACGACCTGCGGGCGCTGATGACGCAGGCGGCCGCCGGCGGTCTCGCGTGCGCCATCCACGCGATCGGCGACGTCGCCAACACCGAGGCGCTCGACGCCTTCGCCGTGACGGGCGCCTGGGGGACCATCGAGCACGCCCAGCTGGTGGCGCACGCCGACATCCCGCGATTCGCGCGGCTGGGAGTCGGAGCGAGCGTGCAGCCCGAGCACGCGCTCGACGACCGGGACATGTCCGACACGATCTGGGCGACGCAGACGGCGCTGCCCTACCCGCTGCGCGCCCTCGCCGACGCCGGAGCGACCGTGACGTTCGGCTCGGACGCCCCCGTGGCCGCCCTCGACCCGTGGGCGACGATGGCCGCGGCGACGCACCGCTCCAAGGACGGCCGCAAGGAGTGGCATGCCGAGCAGGGGCTCGATGCGGCGACCGCCCTCGCCGCATCGACGGCGGGCGGCTCCACCGATGGCGCGCGCATCGAACCGGGCGCCCGCGCCGACCTCGCCCTGACCGCGAGCGACCCCGTGATCGCGACCGGTCCGCAGCTGCGGTCGATGGCCGTCGCGGCGACGCTCCTCGGCGGGCGGCTCACGCACCGCGCCTGA
- a CDS encoding ferrochelatase, whose protein sequence is MSSLEQQLPASSSDQTPQVLFASPAASSGAPHVEVPVAYDGILLAGFGGPEGQDDVIPFLRNVTRGRGIPDERLEEVAHHYRHFGGVSPINAQNRELKAALEAEIARRGLDLPVYWGNRNWAPYLEEAVAEANGAGHTTLLAIATSAYSSFSSCRQYREDFARVLTETGLGGTVTIDKVRQFFDHPGFVAAFVAGVRDAIATFLQDGVDPSAVRVLFSTHSIPTADAERSGPREGDPDRPELGEGGAYATQHRAVASYVMDEVARVVPGADRVTWDLVYQSRSGPPTQPWLEPDVVDVIETLSDAGVQALAIVPLGFVSDHMEVLWDLDTEAMEAAEAAGIRAVRTPTPGVDPAYVSGLVDLVEERLNGTPAAERPHVTSLGPWFDVCRPGCCENIRAGFKPAASGILP, encoded by the coding sequence GTGAGTTCACTCGAGCAGCAGCTGCCCGCCTCCTCGTCCGACCAGACGCCTCAGGTTCTCTTCGCCTCGCCGGCCGCATCCTCCGGCGCTCCGCACGTCGAGGTCCCCGTCGCCTACGACGGCATCCTCCTCGCCGGCTTCGGCGGTCCCGAGGGTCAGGACGACGTGATCCCGTTCCTCCGCAACGTCACCCGTGGGCGCGGCATCCCCGACGAGCGCCTCGAAGAGGTCGCCCACCACTACCGCCACTTCGGCGGGGTGAGCCCCATCAACGCGCAGAACCGCGAGTTGAAGGCGGCCCTCGAGGCCGAGATCGCCCGCCGCGGGCTCGACCTGCCGGTCTACTGGGGGAACCGCAACTGGGCCCCCTATCTCGAGGAGGCCGTCGCCGAGGCGAACGGCGCCGGTCACACCACGCTGCTGGCGATCGCTACGAGCGCGTACAGCTCCTTCTCGAGCTGCCGTCAGTACCGCGAGGACTTCGCCCGCGTGCTGACCGAGACGGGACTCGGCGGCACGGTCACGATCGACAAGGTGCGCCAGTTCTTCGACCACCCCGGCTTCGTCGCCGCCTTCGTCGCTGGTGTCCGCGACGCGATCGCGACCTTCCTCCAGGACGGCGTCGACCCGTCGGCCGTTCGCGTGCTGTTCTCCACCCACAGCATCCCGACCGCCGACGCCGAGCGCTCCGGTCCCCGCGAGGGCGACCCCGACCGCCCCGAGCTCGGTGAGGGCGGCGCCTACGCCACACAGCACCGCGCGGTCGCGTCGTACGTGATGGACGAGGTGGCCCGCGTCGTGCCCGGCGCCGACCGCGTCACCTGGGACCTCGTGTACCAGTCGCGCTCGGGCCCGCCCACGCAGCCCTGGCTCGAGCCCGACGTCGTCGACGTCATCGAGACGCTGTCCGACGCGGGCGTGCAGGCCCTCGCCATCGTGCCGCTCGGCTTCGTGAGCGACCACATGGAGGTGCTCTGGGACCTCGACACCGAAGCCATGGAGGCGGCGGAGGCCGCCGGCATCCGCGCCGTGCGCACTCCCACGCCCGGTGTCGACCCCGCGTATGTGTCGGGGCTGGTCGACCTCGTCGAGGAGCGCCTGAACGGCACTCCCGCGGCCGAGCGCCCGCACGTGACCTCGCTCGGTCCGTGGTTCGACGTATGCCGCCCCGGCTGCTGCGAGAACATCCGCGCGGGCTTCAAGCCCGCGGCATCCGGCATCCTGCCCTGA
- a CDS encoding response regulator transcription factor yields the protein MTTDPDTDDRTRLILVEDSVLLREGLVRLFDEAGYVTAGAFGDADDIVARVTAARADVAVLDVRLPPTFRDEGIRAALRLRAEAPGVAILVLSQYVEGVYARELLAEGEGGVGYLLKDRVTSLEDFTDAIRRVRAGGTVLDPVVVRQLLAARPDPLSALTPRERDVLELMAEGRSNMTIAQRLHIGVGAVEKNVTAIFQKLRLEESGSDHRRVLAVLAFLQRG from the coding sequence GTGACGACCGACCCCGACACCGACGACCGGACTCGGCTGATCCTCGTCGAGGACTCGGTGCTCCTGCGGGAGGGCCTGGTGCGGCTGTTCGACGAGGCCGGATACGTCACCGCCGGCGCCTTCGGAGACGCGGACGACATCGTGGCGCGCGTGACGGCCGCCCGTGCCGACGTCGCCGTTCTCGACGTCCGGCTGCCGCCGACGTTCCGCGACGAGGGCATCCGAGCGGCGCTCCGTCTCCGCGCGGAGGCTCCCGGCGTCGCGATCCTCGTGCTCAGCCAGTACGTCGAGGGCGTCTACGCCCGCGAGCTGCTGGCCGAGGGGGAGGGCGGCGTCGGCTACCTGCTGAAGGATCGCGTCACGTCGCTGGAGGACTTCACCGATGCCATCCGCCGCGTGCGCGCGGGCGGCACCGTGCTCGACCCGGTCGTCGTGCGGCAGCTTCTGGCCGCCCGACCCGATCCGCTCTCGGCTCTGACGCCGCGCGAGCGCGACGTGCTCGAGCTGATGGCCGAGGGCCGCAGCAACATGACCATCGCGCAGCGGCTGCACATCGGGGTCGGAGCGGTCGAGAAGAACGTCACCGCCATCTTCCAGAAGCTGCGCCTGGAGGAGTCGGGTTCCGACCACCGGCGCGTGCTCGCCGTCCTCGCGTTCCTGCAGCGCGGCTGA
- a CDS encoding sensor histidine kinase, with protein MDTTMTSLPPLDASAAPPTPANRWWRTYGEQWRRVPGNAVYLIAVFALAMTAVGVLASLFWTGVALIILVVGLPIIVAALLVARGLGLGDRFLLKLTGLRDIPEPEWSRDRPDQNGFWMTLTRPLRVAHYWAYLAHGMIVSPLLSIVSFTVTVTWISVAVGGLTSWVWLLIAPRGSGGRWGRVVTDGIPGLVGGAAPVAVQILLSVIAGVIFAFTLPWVLRGLTIAHHSIAESMLGRWRSDDLAAEVRAEAAARGAAVHAEDVALRRLERDIHDGPQQRLVRLQLDLAALERRAAAGDGDAAAELAREARGHAQAALDELRALSSGVAPPLLQDRGLSAALSAVAAGVPLSVDIRIDPRIDGAVSPEIARTVYFTVSELFTNTIKHAGATAASLHASLREPTPQTMGMLDVVVTDDGRGGARTVAGHGLAGLAERVAGLRGELVVQSPVGGPTTVGVHIPLPGMPA; from the coding sequence ATGGACACGACGATGACCTCCCTCCCTCCTCTGGACGCCTCTGCGGCGCCGCCGACCCCAGCGAACAGGTGGTGGCGCACCTACGGCGAGCAGTGGCGACGCGTGCCGGGCAACGCGGTCTACCTGATCGCCGTCTTCGCCCTGGCCATGACGGCGGTGGGCGTGCTGGCGTCGCTGTTCTGGACGGGAGTGGCGCTCATCATCCTCGTCGTCGGGCTCCCGATCATCGTCGCCGCCCTGCTCGTCGCGCGCGGGCTGGGCCTGGGCGACCGGTTCCTGCTGAAGCTCACCGGCCTGCGCGACATCCCCGAGCCGGAGTGGTCGCGCGACCGCCCCGACCAGAACGGCTTCTGGATGACGCTGACGCGGCCGCTGCGCGTCGCGCACTACTGGGCCTACCTGGCGCACGGGATGATCGTGAGCCCGCTGCTGAGCATCGTCTCCTTCACCGTGACCGTCACATGGATCAGCGTCGCCGTCGGCGGACTGACCTCGTGGGTGTGGCTGCTGATCGCGCCGCGCGGCAGCGGCGGGCGCTGGGGGAGGGTCGTCACCGACGGCATCCCCGGGCTGGTCGGAGGCGCGGCGCCCGTGGCCGTGCAGATCCTGCTCAGCGTCATCGCGGGTGTCATCTTCGCCTTCACGCTCCCGTGGGTGCTGCGCGGCCTCACGATCGCCCACCACTCGATCGCGGAGTCGATGCTCGGACGCTGGCGCTCAGACGACCTCGCGGCCGAGGTGCGCGCCGAGGCCGCGGCCCGCGGTGCGGCCGTGCATGCGGAGGACGTCGCACTGCGACGCCTGGAGCGCGACATCCACGACGGGCCGCAGCAGCGGCTGGTGCGTCTGCAGCTCGATCTGGCCGCGCTCGAACGCCGCGCCGCGGCGGGCGACGGCGACGCCGCCGCCGAGCTCGCCCGCGAGGCCCGCGGGCACGCCCAGGCCGCCCTCGACGAGCTGCGCGCCCTCTCCAGCGGCGTCGCGCCGCCCCTGCTGCAGGATCGGGGTCTCTCCGCCGCGCTGAGCGCCGTCGCGGCCGGTGTGCCGCTGTCGGTCGACATCCGCATCGATCCGCGCATCGACGGGGCGGTCAGTCCCGAGATCGCCCGCACGGTCTACTTCACCGTGTCCGAGCTGTTCACGAACACGATCAAGCACGCGGGCGCGACGGCGGCGAGCCTGCACGCCTCGCTGCGTGAGCCGACGCCGCAGACGATGGGGATGCTGGACGTCGTCGTCACCGACGACGGACGGGGCGGCGCGCGCACCGTCGCCGGCCACGGCCTCGCGGGACTCGCCGAGCGGGTCGCGGGACTGCGCGGCGAGTTGGTGGTGCAGAGCCCCGTCGGCGGCCCGACGACCGTCGGCGTCCACATCCCGCTCCCCGGGATGCCGGCGTGA
- a CDS encoding Dps family protein, with protein MSKIHTIPATAADPTVAAGTAQFLTPVVLGLQALVVNGKQAHWNVRGTNFLPIHELLDSVVTHAQDWSDTAAERIVALGLPIDARLATISAKVKDTAVPAGFAQWDEVVSDVISDIDAVLVDIRAAVEGLGEVDASSQDVAIEIQRGIEKDRWFLVAHLSS; from the coding sequence ATGAGCAAGATCCACACCATTCCCGCGACTGCCGCCGACCCCACGGTCGCCGCCGGCACCGCCCAGTTCCTCACCCCCGTCGTGCTCGGACTCCAGGCCCTCGTCGTCAACGGCAAGCAGGCCCACTGGAACGTGCGCGGCACGAACTTCCTCCCCATCCACGAGCTGCTCGACAGCGTCGTGACGCACGCACAGGACTGGTCCGACACGGCCGCCGAGCGCATCGTCGCCCTGGGCCTGCCGATCGACGCGCGCCTGGCCACCATCTCGGCGAAGGTCAAGGACACCGCGGTGCCCGCCGGCTTCGCGCAGTGGGATGAGGTCGTGAGCGACGTCATCAGCGACATCGACGCCGTCCTCGTCGACATCCGCGCTGCCGTCGAAGGCCTCGGCGAGGTCGACGCCAGCAGCCAGGACGTTGCGATCGAGATCCAGCGCGGCATCGAGAAGGACCGCTGGTTCCTGGTGGCGCACCTCTCCTCCTGA
- a CDS encoding FMN-binding negative transcriptional regulator: MRQNPSFAMTDVAELRRLVDLHPWATLVSSTEDGLIASHYAVLLDDERDDLTIVGHVGKPDDLIHGLGSRELLVVIQGPHGYISPSWYGDAASVPTWNFVSVHLSGVPELLSTEENLAVLDRLVARFESRKTDPRLMWETPNDAAFIERLERGTVGFRLTPTRVVAKRKLSQNKTPEVVENVIAELSGDGPYASAELAAEMRRAADARTRP, translated from the coding sequence ATGCGTCAGAACCCCTCCTTCGCGATGACGGATGTCGCGGAGCTCCGCCGGCTCGTCGACCTCCACCCCTGGGCGACCCTCGTCAGCAGCACGGAGGACGGACTCATCGCCTCGCACTACGCGGTGCTGCTGGACGATGAGCGCGACGACCTCACGATCGTCGGTCACGTCGGCAAGCCGGACGACCTCATCCACGGCCTCGGCTCCCGCGAGCTGCTCGTCGTCATCCAAGGTCCGCACGGTTACATCTCCCCGTCCTGGTACGGGGACGCGGCATCCGTGCCGACGTGGAACTTCGTCTCGGTGCACCTGAGCGGGGTTCCGGAGCTGCTGAGCACCGAGGAGAACCTGGCCGTGCTCGACCGGCTCGTCGCCCGCTTCGAGTCGCGCAAGACCGACCCCCGCCTCATGTGGGAGACCCCGAACGATGCCGCCTTCATCGAGCGGCTCGAGCGCGGCACGGTGGGCTTCCGCCTCACGCCCACCCGCGTGGTCGCCAAGCGCAAGCTCAGCCAGAACAAGACCCCCGAGGTGGTCGAGAACGTGATCGCCGAGCTGTCGGGCGACGGGCCGTACGCGAGTGCCGAGCTCGCCGCCGAGATGCGGCGCGCGGCCGACGCCCGGACGCGTCCGTGA
- a CDS encoding ribose-5-phosphate isomerase, which yields MRIHIATDHAGLEFSTQLQHHLAEAGHDVIDHGPLDYEPLDDYPAFCIRAAQAVVRDQEAGVEALGVVFGGSGNGEQISANKVRGVRAALVWNIATAELAREHNDANVIAIGARQHTFEEAASFIDRFIETPFSGEERHVRRIGQIAAFEADGSLQPDPRAAAGGGVVAGGEDVDAVDPEAG from the coding sequence ATGCGCATCCACATCGCCACCGATCACGCCGGTCTCGAGTTCTCCACGCAGCTGCAGCACCACCTTGCCGAGGCCGGTCACGACGTGATCGACCACGGTCCGCTGGACTACGAGCCGCTCGACGACTACCCGGCGTTCTGCATCCGCGCGGCGCAGGCCGTGGTACGCGATCAGGAGGCCGGTGTGGAGGCCCTCGGTGTCGTCTTCGGCGGCTCGGGCAACGGCGAGCAGATCTCCGCGAACAAGGTGCGGGGCGTGCGGGCGGCGCTCGTCTGGAACATCGCGACGGCCGAGCTCGCCCGCGAGCACAACGACGCGAACGTCATCGCGATCGGCGCACGTCAGCACACGTTCGAGGAGGCGGCGAGCTTCATCGACCGCTTCATCGAGACGCCCTTCTCCGGGGAGGAGCGACACGTGCGGCGGATCGGGCAGATCGCCGCCTTCGAGGCAGACGGCTCGCTCCAGCCCGACCCGCGCGCGGCGGCGGGCGGCGGTGTCGTGGCCGGCGGCGAGGACGTGGACGCCGTGGATCCCGAGGCGGGCTGA
- a CDS encoding Fpg/Nei family DNA glycosylase: MPEGHSVHRIARQFDRNIVGRRVAASSPQGRFVQGASMIDGRTATSVKAVAKQMFLEFDDDLWLRVHLGMYGAWDFAGEIVVDPTIASANGRMGQTNQRGTVVDDAVMDAAGENSLDSIGAPRRTRTRVRMSEQTSGLDDEGQPWPPPVVGQVRLRLLTEITCADLRGPTACVIQTPDEVAATIAKLGPDPLVDDLAEGEERVVSVIRRKPTPIGLLLMDQSVISGIGNVYRAELLFRARLNPHTPGRDVPEETVRDIWRDWVKLLAIGVETGQMMTMDGLDAAARRRAMARRADRHWVYHRAGLPCRVCGTEIVMEEAAGRKLYWCPSCQA, from the coding sequence ATGCCGGAGGGACACTCCGTCCATCGCATCGCCCGGCAGTTCGACCGCAACATCGTGGGTCGGCGGGTCGCGGCATCCAGTCCGCAGGGAAGGTTCGTCCAAGGCGCGTCGATGATCGACGGCCGCACCGCGACGTCGGTGAAGGCCGTCGCGAAGCAGATGTTCCTCGAGTTCGACGACGACCTCTGGCTGCGCGTGCACCTCGGCATGTACGGGGCCTGGGACTTCGCGGGCGAGATCGTGGTCGATCCCACCATCGCCTCCGCCAACGGGCGCATGGGGCAGACCAATCAGCGCGGCACCGTCGTGGACGACGCCGTGATGGATGCCGCGGGGGAGAACTCGCTCGACTCGATCGGCGCCCCGCGCCGCACCAGGACCCGCGTGCGCATGTCGGAGCAGACGTCCGGTCTCGACGACGAGGGGCAGCCGTGGCCGCCGCCCGTCGTCGGGCAGGTGCGCCTGCGGCTGCTCACCGAGATCACCTGCGCCGACCTCCGCGGACCGACCGCCTGCGTCATCCAGACCCCCGACGAGGTGGCCGCGACGATCGCGAAGCTCGGTCCCGATCCGCTCGTCGACGATCTCGCCGAGGGCGAGGAGCGCGTCGTCTCGGTCATCCGCCGCAAGCCCACTCCCATCGGCCTGCTGCTGATGGATCAGAGCGTGATCAGCGGCATCGGCAACGTCTACCGGGCCGAGCTGCTGTTCCGCGCCCGCCTGAATCCGCACACGCCGGGCCGCGACGTGCCCGAGGAGACCGTCCGCGACATCTGGCGGGATTGGGTGAAGCTCCTCGCCATCGGCGTCGAGACCGGTCAGATGATGACGATGGACGGACTGGATGCTGCGGCCCGCCGCCGCGCGATGGCCCGGCGTGCCGACCGGCACTGGGTCTACCACCGTGCCGGGCTGCCCTGCCGGGTGTGCGGCACGGAGATCGTGATGGAGGAGGCGGCGGGGCGGAAGCTCTACTGGTGTCCGTCCTGCCAGGCCTGA